From Crassaminicella indica, one genomic window encodes:
- a CDS encoding ABC transporter permease: MNVLESIKVAISAIWVNKMRSLLTMLGIIIGISSVIAVVALGQGSRAAIDKEFEQFGASRGFIRTNWRETVTQKDYLTHSDIDALKKTFAEKLDAIIQNIEEAGKIKSKNDMISISLIGANENYNKIEKINMLKGRYISESDVKAKRSVAIIDKDTAMDVFGRTNILGENIMVDTGYTKASFVIVGLYEKPKSTLQSLGGGERKPDIFVPVTTLEKIMGMGDYLWGIQVSFKRNVDVQATIDKMLKLIERRHGNIGENKYISYTAEGEMQSFTKITGVVTAVISAIAAISLLVGGIGVMNIMLVSVTERTREIGIRKAIGAKRKDILLQFLVESVIVSGIGGIIGTVIGIGISFVIARFIKIPPSVSISTIAIAWLFSAGVGIFFGIYPANKASKLDPIEALRYE; the protein is encoded by the coding sequence ATGAATGTTTTAGAAAGCATAAAGGTAGCAATTAGTGCTATTTGGGTAAATAAGATGCGTTCTCTTTTAACAATGCTTGGAATTATTATAGGGATATCTTCTGTTATAGCAGTAGTTGCTCTAGGACAGGGGAGTCGAGCTGCAATTGATAAGGAGTTTGAACAATTTGGTGCAAGCAGGGGATTTATTCGGACTAATTGGAGAGAAACTGTTACACAAAAGGATTATTTAACGCATAGCGATATAGATGCATTAAAAAAGACTTTCGCAGAAAAGTTGGATGCTATAATACAAAATATAGAAGAAGCTGGAAAAATAAAATCAAAAAATGATATGATTAGTATTTCATTAATTGGTGCTAATGAAAATTATAATAAAATTGAAAAAATAAATATGCTAAAAGGTAGGTATATATCAGAGAGCGATGTAAAAGCAAAAAGATCTGTTGCAATAATAGATAAGGACACAGCTATGGATGTTTTTGGAAGGACTAATATTTTAGGAGAAAATATAATGGTTGATACCGGTTATACAAAAGCGTCCTTTGTAATTGTTGGTTTGTATGAAAAGCCAAAGAGTACCCTTCAAAGCTTAGGAGGAGGGGAAAGAAAGCCTGATATTTTCGTTCCTGTTACTACCCTTGAAAAAATAATGGGGATGGGAGATTATTTATGGGGAATACAAGTAAGCTTTAAAAGAAATGTAGATGTACAAGCAACTATTGACAAAATGCTTAAGCTAATAGAGAGAAGACATGGAAATATTGGAGAAAATAAGTATATAAGCTATACGGCAGAAGGTGAGATGCAATCCTTTACTAAGATTACAGGAGTTGTAACAGCAGTTATTAGTGCTATTGCTGCAATATCTCTACTTGTTGGTGGGATTGGTGTAATGAATATTATGCTTGTTTCTGTTACGGAAAGAACGAGAGAAATCGGTATTAGAAAAGCTATTGGGGCAAAAAGAAAAGATATATTATTGCAGTTTCTTGTTGAATCTGTTATTGTATCGGGAATTGGCGGTATTATTGGTACAGTAATAGGCATAGGTATTTCATTTGTTATTGCAAGATTTATTAAAATTCCTCCTAGCGTATCTATTAGTACGATTGCTATTGCATGGCTTTTTTCAGCAGGTGTTGGAATTTTCTTTGGAATATATCCTGCAAATAAAGCATCAAAATTGGATCCTATTGAAGCATTAAGATATGAATAA
- a CDS encoding cation:proton antiporter, protein MGFSLAIIILLGIALKKIFDAVKLPGFLGMLILGVIIGPYGLNMISSDILDISGDLRKIALIIILIRAGLGIQRDTLKKVGTVAVKMSCIPGILEGFTIMLLGSFLFGISKIEAGMLGFIIAAVSPAVVVPLMLSFMDRRLGENKGIPTLILAGASIDDVFAITIFSTFLGLYTGNNVNISMQIVGIPVSIILGMLIGVVGAILMVMLFKKCSIRDTKKALILLAVAIIITTIEEYLKGIIPIASLLGVMVVGFYIREKSNKIADALSQKFNKIWVFAELLLFVLVGAQVNIHVAFHSGFLGMIVILIGLLARCVGVLISTLGTDLDWKERIFCMIAYVPKATVQAAIGAVPLEAGVPSGELILAIAVLAIIITAPLGAIGIKVSGEKWLSHS, encoded by the coding sequence ATGGGATTTAGTTTAGCAATTATTATTTTATTAGGTATTGCATTGAAAAAAATATTTGATGCTGTAAAGCTTCCTGGGTTCTTAGGGATGCTCATTTTAGGAGTAATTATTGGACCTTATGGACTTAATATGATTAGCTCTGATATTTTAGATATTTCAGGGGATTTACGAAAAATTGCATTAATTATTATTTTGATAAGAGCAGGTCTTGGAATTCAAAGAGATACGTTAAAGAAAGTAGGTACTGTAGCTGTAAAAATGAGCTGTATTCCAGGAATTCTTGAAGGCTTTACTATTATGCTTTTAGGAAGCTTTTTATTTGGAATATCGAAGATAGAAGCTGGTATGTTAGGCTTTATTATAGCTGCTGTATCTCCAGCAGTAGTTGTTCCACTCATGCTTTCTTTTATGGATAGAAGATTAGGAGAAAATAAAGGGATTCCTACTCTAATACTTGCAGGAGCTTCAATTGATGATGTTTTTGCAATTACTATATTTTCAACATTTTTAGGGTTATATACAGGAAATAATGTAAACATTTCTATGCAGATAGTAGGAATTCCTGTATCTATTATTTTGGGAATGCTTATAGGCGTTGTAGGAGCTATATTGATGGTGATGCTTTTTAAAAAATGCAGTATAAGAGATACAAAAAAGGCACTTATATTATTAGCAGTGGCGATTATTATTACTACTATTGAAGAATATTTAAAGGGGATAATTCCTATTGCTAGTTTATTAGGGGTGATGGTGGTAGGATTTTATATTCGTGAAAAATCTAATAAAATCGCAGATGCATTATCTCAAAAGTTTAATAAAATATGGGTATTTGCGGAGCTTTTGTTGTTTGTTTTAGTGGGTGCGCAAGTAAATATCCATGTTGCTTTTCATTCAGGCTTTTTAGGAATGATAGTAATATTAATAGGATTATTGGCAAGGTGTGTAGGTGTATTAATATCTACTTTGGGTACGGATTTAGACTGGAAAGAAAGAATTTTTTGCATGATTGCTTATGTACCAAAAGCAACAGTACAGGCAGCGATTGGAGCAGTACCATTGGAAGCTGGTGTTCCATCTGGAGAACTGATATTAGCGATTGCAGTACTTGCTATAATTATTACGGCACCATTAGGAGCAATAGGAATAAAGGTTTCTGGAGAAAAGTGGTTATCTCATAGCTAA
- the tsaD gene encoding tRNA (adenosine(37)-N6)-threonylcarbamoyltransferase complex transferase subunit TsaD codes for MSDLLSSKNGEYFLTLAIESSCDETSAAVLKNGRQVLSNIISSQIDVHKKFGGVVPEVASRKHVENIDIVIEKALEEAGVTLKDIDHIGVTYGPGLVGALLVGVSTAKAMAYALNIPLVGVNHIEGHICANYIEHKELEPPFLCLIVSGGHTHLVHVKNYGNYDILGRTRDDAVGEAFDKVARAMGLGYPGGPIIDRLAKNGDAEAIEFPRVYLEPESFDFSFSGLKSAVLNYLNSQRQKGLEIKEEDVAASFQAAVVEVLVHKAIKAAKLKNLNTIVLAGGVAANSGLRESLYKEAKKEGIYLKHPSIKLCTDNAAMIGCAAYYNYMNGFISDLYLNAIPNLKLGERKL; via the coding sequence GTGAGTGATTTATTATCTTCTAAAAATGGTGAATATTTTCTAACTCTTGCTATAGAGAGCAGTTGTGATGAAACGTCTGCTGCAGTTTTGAAAAACGGAAGACAAGTTTTATCCAATATTATTTCTTCTCAAATAGATGTACACAAAAAGTTTGGAGGAGTTGTTCCTGAGGTTGCATCTAGAAAGCATGTTGAAAATATAGATATCGTGATTGAAAAAGCTCTAGAGGAAGCAGGTGTTACTTTAAAAGATATTGATCATATTGGTGTGACGTATGGTCCAGGTCTTGTAGGAGCTCTTTTAGTTGGAGTATCCACAGCAAAAGCTATGGCATATGCTTTAAATATTCCATTAGTTGGTGTTAACCATATTGAAGGACATATTTGTGCAAATTATATAGAACATAAAGAGCTAGAGCCTCCCTTTTTATGTTTGATTGTATCGGGCGGACATACGCATCTTGTGCATGTAAAGAATTATGGAAATTATGATATTTTAGGAAGAACACGAGATGATGCAGTAGGAGAAGCCTTTGACAAAGTTGCTAGAGCAATGGGATTAGGATACCCAGGAGGACCTATTATTGATAGGTTGGCAAAGAATGGAGATGCAGAAGCGATCGAATTTCCTAGAGTATACTTAGAACCAGAAAGCTTTGATTTTAGCTTTAGTGGATTGAAATCAGCAGTACTAAATTATTTGAATTCCCAAAGGCAAAAAGGACTTGAAATTAAAGAGGAGGATGTGGCAGCTTCTTTTCAAGCAGCTGTTGTAGAGGTGTTGGTGCATAAAGCGATAAAGGCTGCAAAGCTTAAAAATTTAAATACAATTGTTTTAGCAGGAGGAGTAGCTGCTAATAGTGGACTTAGAGAATCTCTTTATAAAGAAGCAAAAAAGGAAGGGATTTATTTAAAACATCCATCTATAAAATTATGTACTGATAATGCAGCTATGATTGGTTGTGCAGCGTATTATAACTATATGAATGGTTTTATTTCAGATTTGTATTTAAACGCTATTCCAAATTTAAAGCTAGGAGAAAGAAAATTATGA
- the acpP gene encoding acyl carrier protein, protein MMVFDKIKEIIIDQLGLDEDVEISMETSLMGDLEADSLDAVEIIMAIEDEFDIEIPDEDAEGFKNIGDIVNYVEENK, encoded by the coding sequence ATTATGGTATTTGACAAAATAAAAGAGATTATTATTGATCAATTAGGATTAGATGAAGATGTAGAAATCTCAATGGAAACTTCACTAATGGGAGATTTAGAAGCAGATTCATTAGATGCTGTTGAAATCATCATGGCTATTGAAGATGAATTCGACATTGAAATTCCTGATGAAGATGCAGAAGGTTTCAAAAACATTGGGGATATAGTTAATTATGTAGAAGAAAACAAGTAG
- the abc-f gene encoding ribosomal protection-like ABC-F family protein — protein sequence MIILSCNDIHKFFGINAILENISFSINAGEKIGLVGANGAGKSTLFKIITGEYPYDNGELYISKNTTIGYLEQSAVLSPSNTVFGEVLQVFDDLIKMEETLRSLEKEIAEHSTHSSESLNKLMELYAYKSEEFQNKNGYGYRSEIRGVLKGLGFSEDEFDQPIIHLSGGQKTRVNLAKLLLRKPDILLLDEPTNHLDIDAVEWLEAFLKSYHGTILLISHDRYFLDEVVDKIYEIENKKLTQYNGNYSDYVEKKKVIYEQQMKEYLQQQKEIQRQESLIRKFKQHGTEKLAKRAKSREKRLEHISLLEKPVHLHKRTKIRFETQIKSGEDVLTVEDLSKSFGSNKLFQNVSFTIYRGERVGLIGPNGIGKSTLLKILLKMLPYDTGIIRLGHNVHIGYYDQEQSDLNTSNTIIDEIWEEKIHLTQTEVRTLLGSFLFSGEDVLKKISTLSGGEKSRVALLKLMLSKANFLLIDEPTNHLDIASKEALEEALTNYDGTILVISHDRYFLNKVTTKILDLSSEGITEYLGNYKYYQEKKKQLEDSKTPEVEIKKTKTQLKDERRKEKEKQKEKRRAKKERESLEETILSIEENIRQLEQEMCKEEIYSDPKKSKELHQKMNHLKIELDNLYEKWEEYLE from the coding sequence ATGATCATTTTATCGTGTAATGACATTCATAAATTTTTTGGAATAAATGCTATATTAGAAAATATATCTTTTAGCATAAATGCTGGTGAAAAAATAGGTTTAGTAGGTGCAAATGGTGCTGGAAAATCTACCTTGTTTAAAATAATAACAGGAGAATATCCTTATGATAATGGAGAGCTTTATATATCTAAAAATACTACTATCGGCTATTTAGAACAAAGTGCTGTTTTATCACCTTCTAATACAGTCTTTGGTGAAGTTTTACAGGTGTTTGATGATTTGATTAAAATGGAAGAAACATTAAGATCATTAGAAAAAGAAATAGCAGAGCATAGTACCCATTCATCTGAAAGTCTTAACAAGTTAATGGAGCTTTATGCATACAAATCTGAAGAATTTCAAAATAAAAATGGCTATGGATATAGAAGTGAGATCCGAGGAGTCCTAAAAGGCTTAGGCTTTTCAGAAGATGAATTTGACCAACCTATTATACACCTTAGTGGTGGACAAAAAACAAGAGTAAATTTAGCAAAGCTTCTCCTTAGAAAACCTGATATTTTACTACTAGACGAACCAACAAATCATCTTGATATAGATGCTGTAGAATGGCTTGAAGCTTTCTTGAAATCTTATCATGGCACTATTCTACTTATTTCTCATGATAGATACTTTTTAGATGAAGTTGTAGATAAAATTTATGAAATCGAAAACAAAAAACTTACTCAGTATAACGGAAACTATTCTGACTATGTTGAAAAGAAAAAAGTCATATATGAACAACAAATGAAAGAATATCTCCAACAGCAAAAGGAAATTCAAAGACAAGAATCACTCATCAGAAAGTTTAAACAGCATGGCACTGAAAAGCTTGCTAAAAGAGCAAAAAGTAGAGAAAAGCGATTAGAGCATATATCCCTACTTGAAAAGCCTGTACACCTTCATAAAAGAACTAAAATCAGATTTGAAACACAAATAAAAAGTGGAGAAGATGTTTTAACCGTCGAGGATTTATCAAAAAGCTTTGGAAGCAATAAACTCTTCCAAAATGTTTCATTTACTATTTATAGAGGAGAAAGAGTCGGTCTTATTGGTCCTAATGGTATTGGTAAATCTACTTTATTAAAGATTTTACTAAAAATGCTTCCTTATGATACTGGAATAATTCGTTTAGGGCATAATGTTCATATAGGATATTATGATCAAGAACAATCCGATTTAAATACTTCAAATACAATAATTGATGAAATATGGGAAGAAAAAATCCATCTAACACAAACTGAAGTTCGAACACTTCTCGGCTCTTTTTTGTTCAGTGGTGAAGATGTATTAAAAAAAATCTCTACCTTAAGTGGTGGTGAAAAAAGTCGTGTAGCCCTTCTTAAGCTTATGCTATCAAAGGCAAATTTTTTACTAATAGATGAGCCAACTAACCACTTGGATATTGCTTCAAAAGAAGCTTTAGAAGAAGCACTAACCAATTACGATGGTACTATACTAGTAATTTCTCATGATCGCTACTTTTTAAATAAAGTAACTACAAAAATTTTAGACCTTTCATCAGAAGGAATCACTGAATATCTAGGAAACTATAAATATTATCAAGAAAAAAAGAAACAATTAGAGGATTCCAAAACGCCTGAGGTAGAAATAAAAAAAACAAAAACACAATTAAAAGATGAAAGAAGAAAGGAAAAGGAAAAACAAAAAGAAAAACGCAGAGCTAAAAAAGAACGTGAAAGCTTAGAAGAAACAATTCTCTCTATTGAAGAAAATATTCGCCAGCTTGAACAAGAAATGTGCAAAGAAGAAATTTACTCAGATCCTAAAAAAAGCAAGGAGCTTCATCAAAAAATGAACCATTTAAAAATAGAACTAGATAATCTTTATGAAAAATGGGAAGAATATTTAGAGTAA
- a CDS encoding redox-sensing transcriptional repressor Rex, with protein MQKSNTKISMAVIRRLPKYRRYLEELLDKGINRISSRELSKIIGFTASQIRQDLNNFGGFGQQGYGYNVAALYEEIGKILGLDNVYNTIIIGAGNLGQAIANYTNFEKAGFIPKAMFDINPRLIGLKIRDIEIMDADNIEEYIKENNIDIGIICTDKEHAQDVADKLIKSNIKGIWNFAPTDLNVPEHIMLENVHLSESLYTLSFLLKHNREQEDV; from the coding sequence ATGCAAAAATCAAATACGAAAATATCAATGGCTGTAATTAGAAGATTACCCAAGTATCGAAGATATTTAGAAGAGTTATTAGATAAGGGCATTAATAGGATTTCTTCAAGAGAACTAAGTAAGATTATTGGTTTTACTGCATCTCAAATAAGACAAGATTTAAACAATTTTGGAGGCTTTGGGCAGCAGGGGTATGGTTATAATGTGGCAGCACTTTATGAAGAAATCGGTAAAATATTAGGATTAGATAATGTATATAATACAATTATTATAGGTGCAGGAAATTTAGGTCAAGCAATAGCAAATTATACTAATTTTGAAAAGGCTGGATTTATTCCTAAAGCGATGTTTGATATTAATCCTAGATTAATTGGGTTAAAAATAAGAGATATTGAAATTATGGATGCAGATAATATCGAAGAGTATATCAAAGAAAACAATATAGATATTGGGATTATTTGTACTGATAAAGAGCATGCACAAGATGTAGCAGATAAGCTAATCAAAAGTAATATCAAAGGCATATGGAATTTCGCACCTACAGACTTAAATGTTCCTGAACATATTATGCTAGAGAATGTACATTTAAGTGAAAGCTTATATACATTATCCTTCTTACTAAAACACAATCGTGAGCAGGAAGATGTGTAA
- a CDS encoding acyl-CoA dehydrogenase has protein sequence MQFKLTKEQEMVRKMVRSFAETEVQPLAAEVDETERFPWETVEKMARYKMLGTFVPKEYGGAGADEVAYAITVEELSRACATTGVICSAHSSLCAWPIMKYGTEEQKKKYLVPLAKGEKLGAFGLTEPNAGTDAAGQQTTAVLDGDEWVLNGSKIFITNGGAAEIYVVMAMTDQTKGTRGISSFIVEKGTPGFSIGKKEDKMGIRGSATTELIFENCRIPKENLLGEIGKGFKIAMSTLDGGRIGIAAQALGIAQGALDETVKYTKERQQFGRPLAKFQALQFEMADMETRVQAARLLVYNAAWKKSQGLPYSKDAAMAKLFAAETAMYVTTKAVQLHGGYGYTREYPVERMMRDAKITEIYEGTSEVQRMVISAHLLK, from the coding sequence GTGCAATTCAAATTGACCAAAGAACAAGAAATGGTTAGAAAGATGGTTAGAAGTTTTGCTGAAACTGAAGTACAACCTTTAGCAGCAGAAGTAGATGAAACAGAAAGATTTCCATGGGAAACTGTTGAAAAGATGGCTAGATACAAAATGCTAGGTACTTTTGTTCCAAAGGAATATGGTGGAGCAGGTGCTGACGAAGTTGCATATGCAATTACTGTAGAAGAGCTTTCAAGAGCTTGTGCTACAACAGGTGTTATTTGTTCTGCACACAGTTCACTATGTGCATGGCCAATTATGAAATATGGTACTGAAGAACAAAAGAAAAAATATTTAGTACCTCTAGCAAAGGGAGAAAAGCTTGGTGCATTTGGTTTAACTGAGCCAAACGCAGGAACAGATGCTGCTGGACAACAAACAACTGCAGTACTTGATGGAGATGAGTGGGTACTTAATGGTTCTAAAATCTTCATTACAAATGGTGGAGCTGCTGAAATCTATGTTGTTATGGCAATGACTGATCAAACAAAAGGAACTAGAGGAATCAGTTCTTTCATAGTTGAAAAAGGAACTCCTGGATTTAGTATTGGTAAAAAAGAAGATAAAATGGGTATTAGAGGTTCTGCTACTACTGAGCTTATTTTTGAAAACTGTAGAATTCCTAAAGAAAACCTATTAGGAGAGATTGGAAAAGGTTTTAAAATTGCTATGTCTACTCTTGATGGAGGTAGAATTGGTATTGCTGCTCAAGCACTTGGTATTGCTCAAGGAGCATTAGATGAAACTGTTAAATATACTAAAGAAAGACAACAATTTGGTAGACCTTTAGCTAAGTTCCAAGCATTACAATTTGAAATGGCAGATATGGAAACTAGAGTACAGGCTGCTAGATTATTAGTATATAATGCAGCATGGAAAAAATCTCAAGGACTACCTTATTCTAAAGACGCTGCTATGGCTAAATTATTTGCAGCAGAAACTGCTATGTATGTAACAACTAAAGCAGTTCAATTACATGGTGGATACGGATATACAAGAGAATATCCAGTAGAAAGAATGATGAGAGACGCTAAGATCACTGAAATATACGAAGGTACTTCAGAAGTACAAAGAATGGTAATTTCAGCTCACTTATTAAAATAA
- the etfB gene encoding electron transfer flavoprotein subunit beta, with protein MKVIVCVKQVPDTNEVRIDPVKGTLIRDGVPSILNPDDANALEEALALKDKYKDVHVTVITMGPPQADEMLKECLAMGADEAILLSDRAFAGADTWATSNTIAAAIRKIGDYDIIFAGRQAIDGDTAQVGPQIAERLGLPQVTYVQDFQIEGDEIKVQRQLEDGYEIIKVKKPVLLTAIKELNKPRYMSIEGIYDAYKQETTVWSLADLDVEKHEVGLDASPTKVFRSFTPEPKGKGVMLDGTVKEMVEKLVVSLKQKHII; from the coding sequence ATGAAGGTAATAGTTTGTGTAAAGCAAGTTCCTGATACAAACGAAGTTAGAATAGATCCTGTAAAAGGAACGCTTATTCGTGATGGTGTTCCAAGTATCTTAAATCCAGATGATGCAAATGCATTAGAAGAAGCATTAGCATTAAAAGACAAATATAAAGATGTTCATGTAACAGTAATTACAATGGGACCACCTCAAGCTGATGAGATGCTAAAGGAATGTTTAGCTATGGGAGCAGATGAGGCAATTTTACTAAGTGACAGAGCTTTTGCTGGTGCTGACACTTGGGCAACTTCTAATACAATTGCAGCTGCAATTAGAAAAATAGGAGATTACGATATTATATTTGCTGGAAGACAAGCAATCGATGGAGATACTGCACAAGTAGGACCACAGATTGCAGAAAGACTTGGACTTCCTCAAGTTACTTATGTACAAGATTTCCAAATCGAAGGAGATGAAATCAAAGTACAAAGACAGTTAGAAGATGGTTATGAAATAATTAAAGTTAAAAAACCAGTGCTTTTAACTGCAATTAAAGAATTAAATAAACCAAGATATATGTCTATCGAAGGAATTTATGATGCATATAAGCAAGAGACTACAGTATGGTCATTAGCTGATTTAGATGTTGAAAAGCATGAAGTAGGATTAGATGCTTCTCCAACAAAGGTATTCCGTTCATTTACACCAGAACCAAAAGGAAAAGGTGTAATGCTTGATGGAACTGTTAAAGAAATGGTAGAAAAACTAGTTGTGAGCTTAAAACAAAAACATATAATCTAA
- a CDS encoding electron transfer flavoprotein subunit alpha — translation MAVVIYKDKCKGCKLCLKACPFDAIDMVDGIAVINDKCTACGACVEACPFKAIEKQVADAPKKDLSAYKNVWVFAEQRQGKIMPVVIELLGEGRKLADEIGTELCAIVVGNNIEGLSKELIAYGADKVYVAQHELLENFTTDAYTKVITDAINEYKPEIVLYGATHIGRDLAPRLAARVDTGLTADCTKLEIDPEDKKIKQTRPAFGGNIMATIVCPNHRPQMSTVRPGVMDKAHRDDSRTGEVIEVNVQLTKEDIRTEVLEVVKTKKDMVSLTDADVIVSGGRGLGKPEGFELIKQLADKLGGVVGASRATVDAGWIDHSHQVGQTGTTVKPKLYIACGISGAIQHLAGMQSSDIIVAINKNPNAPIFEVADFGIVGDLYDVVPALIDALDRAEDLVEALKEVAASK, via the coding sequence ATGGCTGTTGTTATATATAAAGATAAATGTAAAGGATGTAAGCTATGTTTAAAAGCATGTCCTTTTGATGCTATCGATATGGTTGATGGTATAGCTGTAATTAATGATAAATGTACTGCTTGTGGAGCTTGTGTAGAGGCATGTCCTTTCAAAGCTATTGAAAAACAAGTTGCAGATGCTCCTAAGAAAGATTTATCTGCATATAAAAATGTATGGGTATTTGCAGAGCAAAGACAAGGTAAAATTATGCCTGTTGTAATAGAGCTTTTAGGAGAAGGTAGAAAATTAGCAGATGAAATCGGAACAGAACTTTGTGCAATTGTAGTTGGAAATAATATCGAAGGTTTATCAAAGGAATTAATTGCATATGGTGCTGACAAGGTATATGTAGCACAGCATGAATTATTAGAAAACTTTACAACTGATGCATATACAAAAGTAATCACTGATGCTATTAATGAATATAAGCCAGAAATCGTTTTATATGGAGCTACTCACATCGGTAGAGACTTAGCACCGAGATTAGCTGCTAGAGTAGATACTGGACTTACTGCTGACTGTACAAAGCTTGAAATAGATCCAGAAGATAAAAAAATCAAACAAACTCGTCCAGCTTTTGGTGGAAACATCATGGCTACAATCGTATGTCCAAACCACAGACCACAAATGTCTACAGTAAGACCTGGTGTTATGGACAAAGCGCATAGAGATGATTCAAGAACAGGTGAAGTAATCGAGGTTAACGTTCAATTAACAAAAGAAGATATAAGAACAGAAGTTTTAGAAGTAGTAAAAACTAAAAAAGATATGGTATCTTTAACAGATGCTGATGTAATTGTATCTGGTGGACGTGGACTTGGAAAACCAGAAGGTTTTGAGCTTATTAAACAATTAGCTGACAAACTAGGTGGAGTAGTAGGTGCATCTCGTGCTACAGTTGATGCTGGATGGATCGATCATTCACACCAAGTAGGTCAAACAGGTACAACAGTTAAGCCAAAGCTTTACATTGCTTGTGGTATTTCAGGAGCGATCCAGCATTTAGCAGGTATGCAAAGCTCTGATATCATTGTTGCAATCAATAAGAATCCTAATGCTCCAATTTTTGAGGTTGCTGACTTTGGAATCGTAGGAGACCTATATGATGTTGTTCCTGCTTTAATTGATGCTTTAGATAGAGCTGAAGATTTAGTGGAAGCATTAAAAGAGGTTGCAGCATCTAAATAG
- a CDS encoding MarR family winged helix-turn-helix transcriptional regulator, translated as MKMANYYHEINRMIDKLMHKVLVYDRKGFKINGKEELSLLDIHVLRKIGQEDNKKIYELINDLEIDRGVVASVTKKLILNGYIIKERSEEDKRVYIIKLTDAGKEMYEKTLKVQKDLLDFVLSEVTLNEEKAILKFLSKINQTTLSIDQGEIIQKNNNALMGK; from the coding sequence ATGAAGATGGCTAATTATTATCATGAAATCAATAGAATGATTGATAAGCTTATGCATAAAGTTTTAGTATATGACCGAAAGGGCTTTAAAATCAATGGAAAAGAAGAATTATCTTTATTAGATATACATGTTTTAAGAAAGATTGGACAGGAAGATAATAAAAAAATATATGAGTTAATAAATGATTTGGAAATAGATAGAGGTGTAGTGGCTTCTGTTACGAAAAAATTAATATTAAATGGATATATTATAAAAGAGAGATCAGAAGAGGATAAAAGAGTGTATATCATAAAATTAACAGATGCAGGAAAAGAAATGTATGAGAAGACTTTGAAGGTTCAAAAGGATTTGTTGGATTTTGTATTGAGTGAAGTAACTTTAAATGAAGAAAAAGCCATATTAAAGTTTTTGAGTAAAATTAATCAGACTACATTATCTATTGATCAGGGAGAAATTATACAAAAAAATAATAACGCCCTAATGGGAAAATAG
- a CDS encoding DUF362 domain-containing protein, with protein MAYVIKDACISCGACEPECPVSAISAGDDKYVIDAGACIDCGACANVCPVDAPVQE; from the coding sequence ATGGCTTATGTAATTAAAGATGCTTGTATTAGTTGTGGAGCTTGTGAACCAGAATGTCCAGTAAGCGCAATCAGCGCTGGAGATGACAAATATGTAATCGATGCAGGAGCATGCATTGATTGTGGTGCTTGCGCTAATGTTTGTCCTGTAGACGCACCAGTTCAAGAATAA